In the genome of Capra hircus breed San Clemente chromosome 17, ASM170441v1, whole genome shotgun sequence, one region contains:
- the LOC102179223 gene encoding ubiquitin-like protein 5 — MIEVVCNDRLGKKVRIKCNTDDTIGDLKKLIAAQTGTRWNKIVLKKWYTIFKDHVSLGDYEIHDGMNLELYYQ, encoded by the coding sequence ATGATCGAGGTTGTTTGCAACGACCGTCTGGGGAAGAAAGTGCGCATTAAGTGCAATACGGATGACACCATCGGGGACCTGAAGAAGCTGATCGCAGCCCAAACTGGCACCCGTTGGAACAAGATCGTATTGAAGAAGTGGTACACGATTTTTAAGGACCACGTGTCTCTTGGGGACTATGAAATCCACGACGGGATGAACCTGGAGCTTTATTACCAATAG